A region from the Lycium barbarum isolate Lr01 chromosome 8, ASM1917538v2, whole genome shotgun sequence genome encodes:
- the LOC132605511 gene encoding defensin-like protein 156, which produces MAKFLNSLICFFLILSVLAITEVKAQQRCTVTLDPKGCVLADCQKQCAEQYKGNGLCTGGVTGPYNCVCVYNCNSN; this is translated from the exons ATGGCTAAGTTTTTAAACTCTCTCATTTGCTTCTTCCTCATTCTTTCAG TTTTGGCAATTACTGAGGTAAAAGCCCAACAGAGATGTACTGTAACATTGGATCCAAAGGGATGTGTACTTGCTGATTGTCAAAAACAATGTGCAGAGCAATACAAAGGAAATGGACTTTGCACTGGTGGTGTTACCGGCCCATACAATTGTGTCTGTGTTTACAATTGTAACTCCAATTAA